The following is a genomic window from Devosia neptuniae.
TTGGTCAGGTCACCCCAATCCTGGATACCCTTGGGGTTACCCTTGCGGACCAGGAAGACGATGGTGGAGGTATAGGGCGCGTTGTTGTTTTCGAAAGTGCCGCGCCAGTTTTCCGGGATCAGCGTGGGATCGGCGTCGGAGATGGCATTGATGTCGCTTTCCAGCGCCAGGGTGACCACGTCGGCTTCGAGACCATCGATGACGGTGCGAGCCTGGGCGCCAGAGCCGCCATGGGTGGTCTGCACGGCCACGGTCTCGCCCTTGGTTTCCTGCCAATGGGCGATGAAGGCCTGGTTGAACTGCTGGTAGAGCTCGCGTGTCGGATCGTAGCTCACATTGATGATGGTGCGGTCCTGCGCATGCGCGGTGATCGCAAAGCCCAGCGCAGCGAGGCCGGTCAGGGCCAGAATCCTGGGTAGTTTTCTCATTGTTCGTCTCCTGCCTGGATCGTGGCGGGAGGCTAGCCAGATCGCGGGCACGCTGCAAGCTGGTGGCTCTCGCCACCCCACCCTCGGCCCTCCCCTCGAGGGAGGGAGGCGCGGGCTGATCGTTGTCATCCACGCATTGTCTGCTCGCGCTATTGTGCGAAGGGATGGCAGACAGCGCGTGCCGGGGTGCCTACAGTGGCGGGGCGAGACTGGGAGTACACGACGTGACGCATGAGGATAGGTCCAACCGGCAGATCATGCTGGAGCGGGCAGCACTATTGTTGGCGAGCGAGCCGGGATTTGGGCGCTTCTTCAAGGCCGCCATTCTGGCGACCGATGGCGAGGACCTTGGCACGCAGGCGCCAGATGCGTTCGAATCGGTGTTGCGGCAGGCCTATAAACACTTGCTGGCCTATGACGGGGAAAACAGCCGCATTGTTGCCACACGCCCGGTCGCGGCGGGCGAGGCTTTGGTGCTCGATATCGTGTCTCCGGATATGCCGTTTATCGTCGATAGCGCGCTGGCCGCCGTGCGGGCGGCGGGCGGCAATGTGCGGCTATTTACCCATCCGGTGGTGCTGGTGGGCAATGGCGAAGTGAATGATGGCGACGGGCGCTCGCTGAGCCTCTTACACATTCACAGCGACCCGGTGGCCGATGTCGACGGGCTGGTGAGCGAGATCAAGAGCACGATGGGCGATGTGGCCCATGCGGTGCGCGACTGGCAGCCGATGCTGGAGCGCCTGCGCCGTGCGGCCAAGGATCTGGAGCGGATCAAGGGGCCGCAGCGGGATGAGGCGCTGGCCTTTGTCGATTGGCTGATCGAGCACAATTTTACCTTCCTGGGCCTGCGCCAATATGGCGTCGAGGGCGAAGCGCTTGCCCCGGTGGCAGGGAGCGGGCTGGGCATATTGCGGGACCCCGACGTGCGCGTGCTGCGCAGCGGCGCCGATTATGTGGAGACGACGCCGCAACACACTGCCTTTATGGCGGAGAGCGAACCGCTGCTGGTGACCAAGGCCAATGTGCGCTCGCGGGTGCATCGGCGGGTGCATCTGGATTATGTGGGCATCAAGCTGTTTGGCGCCAATGGCGAGGCGACGGGCGAGCTGCGCGTGGTGGGGCTGTTCACCGCGCAGGCGCTGGCCATGCCGCATACCGATGTGCCGATCATCCGCCGCAAGATTGCCGAGGTGATGCGCAAATCCGGGCTCGACCCGCTGGGGCATGACGGGCGGGCGCTGCTGAGTGCGCTGGATAGCTATCCGCGCGACGAGCTGTTCCAGATCGGTGTGGAGCAGCTGTATGAATTTTCCAGCGCGATTTCAGCGCTGTATGACCGGCCGCGGGTGCGGGTTTTGCCGCGCATCGACCGGTTCGACAATTTCGTCTCCATCCTCGTTTATGTGCCGCGTGACCGCTATGACGGGGAAGCGCGGGCGCGGATCACGCGGTATCTGGCGCAGGTTTATGACGGGCGGGTTTCGGCGTTTTATCCGAATTTTCCCGAGGGCGAGCTGGTCCGGCTGCATGTGATTATCGGGCGGATTGCCGGACCGACGCCGCGGCCGAGCCGTGGCGAGCTGGAAGCGCGGGTGGATGCGCTGACCTCCAATTTCGGCGACACACTGGCGGCGACAGCGGCGAACCCGGCCTCGATCAGCGACTATCGCGGGGCGTTTTCGCCGGCCTATCAATCGCGCAACACGGCCGAGGATGCGCATGCCGATATTGCGGCGCTGCAGGCGCTGGGCGATGGCACGGGCGTGGCCATCCGGCTGCGCAGCCGCACCGGCACGGATGGCTCGCTGGGACTGAAATTCTACCATCGCGAGACGGCCATTCCGCTGAGCGACCGCGTGCCGATGCTGGAGGCCTTCGGGTTCCGGGTGATCGACGAGCGGACCTATACGATCGTGCCGCGCGACGGGGTGGAGCGGTATCTGCACGATATGGTGCTGGAGCCCATTGAAGCCGGGTTCGACGTGGCGGCGCGGGGCGCGGCGGTCGAGGAAGGGCTGCTGGCGGTGTGGAACGGGGCGGCGGAGAGCGATCAGCTTAATACGCTGGTGAGCCGCACTAGACTCGCCTGGAACGATGCCGCATTCCTGCGGGCGCTATCACGCTATGTCCGGCAGATCGGGATTTCCTATTCGCAGCGCTATATTGCCAGCGTTTTAGTGAAGCAGAGTGCAGCGGCGACCGCGCTGATCGATCTGTTCAATGCGCTGCATGACCCACGGGCAACCGAGCGGGAAGTGGCGGCCGAACAGGCGCGCGAGGCGATTGCGGCGGCACTGGATGCCATGGCGTCGCTCGATGAAGACACGATTGTGCGGCGGTTCCTGAACCTGGTGGAAGCATCGGTGCGCACCAATGCGTTCCAGCGCGATGCCGACGGCAATCGCATGCCGGCGCTAGCGATCAAGTTCAATAGTGGCCGGGTGGAGGGGATGGTCGCGCCACGGCCGTTCCGCGAGATTTCGGTGTATTCGCCACGGGTGGAGGGCGTTCACCTGCGGTTTGGCGCCATCGCGCGCGGGGGCTTACGCTGGTCGGACCGGCCGGAGGATTTCCGCACCGAAGTGCTGGGACTGGTCAAGGCGCAGCAGGTGAAGAATGCGGTGATCGTGCCGGTGGGGGCCAAGGGCGGCTTTGTGCCCAAGCATTTGACGCCGGGAATGGCGCGCGAGGCGTTTCTGGCCGAGGGCGTGGCCGCCTACAAGATTTTCATCGGCGCGCTGCTCGATGTGACGGATAATCTGGTGGACGGCGCCGTGGTACCGCCACGCGATGTGGTGCGGCGGGATGGGGATGATCCCTATCTGGTGGTCGCAGCCGACAAGGGCACGGCGAGTTTCTCCGACACGGCCAACGGAATCGCCACGAGCCGTGGCTATTGGCTGGGCGATGCCTTCGCTTCGGGCGGCTCGGCCGGCTATGACCACAAGAAAATGGGCATTACGGCGCGCGGCGGCTGGGAGGCCGTGAAACGCCATTTCCGCGAGATGGACCGCGATATCCAGCGCGAACCCTTCACCGTGGTCGGCGTAGGCGACATGAGCGGGGACGTGTTCGGCAATGGCATGTTGCTATCGCCAGAGATCGAGCTGCTGGCGGCGTTTGACCACCGCGATATTTTCATTGATCCGCACCCGGATGCAGCCAAATCGCTGGCGGAGCGGCAGCGGCTGTTCGCCCTGCCCCGTTCGAGCTGGCAGGATTATGACCAGAGCCTGATTTCCAAAGGCGGCGGGGTGTTTTCGCGCAGCCTCAAATCCATTCCGCTGAGTGCGGAGGCGCGGGCCGTGCTGGGGATCGAAGCGGTGCATGCGACGCCGGCGGAGGTGATGTCGGCGATTTTGCGAGCGCAGGTGGATTTGCTGTGGTTTGGCGGCATTGGCACCTATGTGCGCGGGGCGCAGGAAACGGACGCCGAAGTGGGCGACCGGGCCAATGACGCAATCCGCGTAGTGGCAGGCGAAGTGCGCGCCAAGGTGATCGGGGAAGGCGCCAATCTGGGCGTGACGCAGCGCGGGCGCGTGGATTATGCGCTGGCCGGCGGGCGGATCAATACCGACGCCATCGACAATTCGGCGGGGGTGAATTCGAGCGATCTAGAGGTCAATATCAAGATTGCCGTGGCCCCGCTGGTGGCGGCGGGTACGCTGGATATGGCGGCGCGCAACAGCTTCCTTGCCAGCATGACCGATGAAGTGGCGGCGCTGTGCCTGCGCAATAATTATCTGCAGACGCTGGCGATTTCACTGGCTGAGCGAGCGGGCCTGGCGGAGCTGCCGGACCATCGGGTGCTGATCGAGCAATTGGAAGCACGCGGCCTGCTCGACCGGGCGGTGGAATTTTTGCCCAGCGACGCGGCGCTTGATGCACGCGGGGCGGCGCTAACGCGACCGGAGCTGGCGGTGATCCTGGCCTATGCCAAGCTGACGCTTTATGCGGACC
Proteins encoded in this region:
- a CDS encoding NAD-glutamate dehydrogenase — its product is MTHEDRSNRQIMLERAALLLASEPGFGRFFKAAILATDGEDLGTQAPDAFESVLRQAYKHLLAYDGENSRIVATRPVAAGEALVLDIVSPDMPFIVDSALAAVRAAGGNVRLFTHPVVLVGNGEVNDGDGRSLSLLHIHSDPVADVDGLVSEIKSTMGDVAHAVRDWQPMLERLRRAAKDLERIKGPQRDEALAFVDWLIEHNFTFLGLRQYGVEGEALAPVAGSGLGILRDPDVRVLRSGADYVETTPQHTAFMAESEPLLVTKANVRSRVHRRVHLDYVGIKLFGANGEATGELRVVGLFTAQALAMPHTDVPIIRRKIAEVMRKSGLDPLGHDGRALLSALDSYPRDELFQIGVEQLYEFSSAISALYDRPRVRVLPRIDRFDNFVSILVYVPRDRYDGEARARITRYLAQVYDGRVSAFYPNFPEGELVRLHVIIGRIAGPTPRPSRGELEARVDALTSNFGDTLAATAANPASISDYRGAFSPAYQSRNTAEDAHADIAALQALGDGTGVAIRLRSRTGTDGSLGLKFYHRETAIPLSDRVPMLEAFGFRVIDERTYTIVPRDGVERYLHDMVLEPIEAGFDVAARGAAVEEGLLAVWNGAAESDQLNTLVSRTRLAWNDAAFLRALSRYVRQIGISYSQRYIASVLVKQSAAATALIDLFNALHDPRATEREVAAEQAREAIAAALDAMASLDEDTIVRRFLNLVEASVRTNAFQRDADGNRMPALAIKFNSGRVEGMVAPRPFREISVYSPRVEGVHLRFGAIARGGLRWSDRPEDFRTEVLGLVKAQQVKNAVIVPVGAKGGFVPKHLTPGMAREAFLAEGVAAYKIFIGALLDVTDNLVDGAVVPPRDVVRRDGDDPYLVVAADKGTASFSDTANGIATSRGYWLGDAFASGGSAGYDHKKMGITARGGWEAVKRHFREMDRDIQREPFTVVGVGDMSGDVFGNGMLLSPEIELLAAFDHRDIFIDPHPDAAKSLAERQRLFALPRSSWQDYDQSLISKGGGVFSRSLKSIPLSAEARAVLGIEAVHATPAEVMSAILRAQVDLLWFGGIGTYVRGAQETDAEVGDRANDAIRVVAGEVRAKVIGEGANLGVTQRGRVDYALAGGRINTDAIDNSAGVNSSDLEVNIKIAVAPLVAAGTLDMAARNSFLASMTDEVAALCLRNNYLQTLAISLAERAGLAELPDHRVLIEQLEARGLLDRAVEFLPSDAALDARGAALTRPELAVILAYAKLTLYADLLEGRDIDDAYLAGELYRYFPETLHTTYPDAVAQHRLKREVIATVLANAMINRGGPAFVSEMMGSTSANPGEVALAYAATRDVYVLTELNTMIDGLDGVVPGAVQLGLYAEVVELLRQETLWFLRNANVSEGLAALVARHKSGVATLRSMLTSALPSSLGEAVAARTAALVAQGVPEAVAQGLAELPVLSYASDIVLVSERCGVSVADGAAAFFGVFGAFNLWPVIEQGRAIVLADRFDRMALDRALANVMRAQRDITADVLKVAGGAVTDRLARWNSEERAGIARTAAAVAELTQGTLTVSRLSVAAGLLADLAREG